A single window of Myxocyprinus asiaticus isolate MX2 ecotype Aquarium Trade chromosome 34, UBuf_Myxa_2, whole genome shotgun sequence DNA harbors:
- the LOC127424844 gene encoding synaptotagmin-11-like: MAEITNLKPAYEVSPVLAGFLGAGVLVVSVTVAVFLWTCCQRRYRQMTGTYKLTSGPYDPPVDPPYKFIHMLKGISIYPETLNNSKKIVRVGRHSASGSFMREWDRGSRNSDVVLVDPDSESGLLNGTPHLQMNHLVPPVAPLRLERALPIRADYCCLESSSASSSEAPSKTATPYSLNSPSLGTLSLAIDYNFPKKALVVTIVGAQGLPAVDEQAGSSDPYVKMTILPEKKHRVKTRVLRKTLVPVFDETFTFYGIPYSSLPELTLHFLVLSFDRFARDDVIGEAVVPLAGVDPSTGRANITQQISKRNTQCESHGELLVSLSYQPVTHRLNVVVLKAKHLPTMDITGLSGNPYVKVNVFYGRKRIAKKKTHVKKCTLNPVFNESFIYDVPAELMPDISVEFLVIDFDSTTKNEVVGRLVLGGQSPIPSGVTHWREVCDNPRRQIAKWHNLSEY, translated from the exons TTCCTGTGGACGTGCTGCCAGCGACGCTACCGTCAAATGACAGGCACCTACAAGCTGACCAGCGGCCCCTATGACCCACCTGTTGACCCCCCCTACAAGTTCATCCACATGCTTAAAGGGATCAGTATCTACCCTGAGACCCTCAACAACAGCAAGAAGATTGTACGGGTTGGCCGTCACTCAGCATCAGGGTCCTTCATGAGAGAATGGGATCGTGGGTCAAGAAACAGTGACGTTGTCCTTGTAGATCCAGATTCCGAAAGTGGACTGCTGAACGGTACCCCGCACCTACAGATGAACCACCTGGTACCTCCTGTAGCACCTCTCAGACTTGAGAGGGCGCTACCCATTCGGGCGGACTACTGCTGTCTGGAGAGCAGTTCAGCAAGCAGCAGCGAAGCGCCCAGTAAAACAGCGACGCCCTACAGTCTAAACTCGCCTTCTCTGGGCACGCTTAGTCTGGCTATCGACTACAACTTCCCCAAGAAAGCACTTGTCGTCACTATTGTAGGAGCACAGGGGCTCCCCGCCGTGGACGAACAGGCAGGCAGCTCTGACCCCTACGTTAAGATGACCATCCTTCCCGAGAAGAAGCACCGGGTGAAGACGCGTGTATTAAGGAAGACCCTGGTGCCTGTTTTCGACGAGACGTTCACCTTCTATGGCATTCCGTACAGCTCGCTGCCCGAGCTCACGCTGCACTTCCTTGTGCTCAGCTTTGATCGGTTTGCACGGGATGATGTCATCGGGGAGGCGGTCGTACCGTTGGCGGGCGTGGACCCCAGCACGGGCAGAGCGAACATCACTCAGCAGATCAGCAAGAGGAACACACAG TGTGAAAGTCATGGGGAGTTGCTGGTCTCTCTATCCTACCAGCCTGTTACTCACAGGCTTAATGTGGTGGTGCTTAAGGCCAAACACCTGCCAACCATGGACATCACTGGCCTCTCAGGCA ACCCGTATGTTAAAGTGAATGTCTTCTACGGCCGCAAGCGCATAGCCAAAAAGAAGACACATGTGAAGAAATGCACACTCAACCCTGTTTTCAATGAATCATTTATCTACGATGTTCCCGCTGAGCTAATGCCGGACATCTCCGTGGAGTTTCTGGTCATTGATTTTGATAGCACCACGAAGAATGAGGTGGTGGGTCGCCTGGTTCTGGGTGGTCAAAGCCCCATTCCATCAGGGGTGACTCACTGGAGGGAAGTTTGTGACAACCCTCGGCGGCAGATTGCCAAGTGGCATAACCTTTCAGAGTACTAG